Within Planctomycetota bacterium, the genomic segment ACCAAATCACCGTAGGAACCACCAGCCAAGGGACCTCCATCAACCATACCAACGCCGCGATCATCGCCGTGTTCGCCAGGTAAATCGGATTGCGGCTATAGCGGTACGGCCCCGTCACGGTGAGGACCTTGTGACCACTCAGACGATAGTGCAGATGGCACTGGGCCCATATCCGAACCGCCATCGCCGCCAGAAACAACGCTCCGCCGATCGCCCAAGTCGTTGTGTCATTCTCAAGTTCGTCGTAGGAACACAAGAAAGCGACGACGACGGGCAGCGCCGCCAACCATCCCCGCAAC encodes:
- a CDS encoding isoprenylcysteine carboxylmethyltransferase family protein — encoded protein: LRGWLAALPVVVAFLCSYDELENDTTTWAIGGALFLAAMAVRIWAQCHLHYRLSGHKVLTVTGPYRYSRNPIYLANTAMIAALVWLMEVPWLVVPTVIWCALVYSVVVRYEESRLSANFGERYRCYMQTVPQWFGWRAVEGAEGIPGRCRLGLAVGAEVHCLLFLLLPAFKEMVS